Proteins found in one Bacteroidales bacterium genomic segment:
- a CDS encoding prolyl oligopeptidase family serine peptidase, giving the protein MAILQKNRFFLVIILAFFSFIVSCKSDKKGLNISRQTSKLSELALASPDTTIKIKWNNKYRNIYIIPSLTFFSKGNILLLHGWNLPPLGWCEQTTLCEKLRKNGFNIIIPDMGKSMYASEIYDETLPIMAAQPQLYWLTDTVLVTLSDSLNIFSPTENNFLVGLSTGARGAFAVGLRVPEIFKAAVVLSGDYDQTLMPNDNLMTYFYGSYEDFPERWKGKDNLLSQANNWNLPIYIGHGQKDNVVPFEQSDTLYKTLVKIGKVEIVSNFPKDQKHDYTYWESESENIINFINAICDKEKEDLLSKK; this is encoded by the coding sequence ATGGCAATCCTTCAAAAAAACAGATTTTTTCTAGTAATAATTCTTGCATTTTTCTCATTTATAGTCTCTTGCAAATCCGATAAAAAAGGATTAAACATTTCAAGACAAACTAGCAAGCTATCAGAATTAGCTTTGGCAAGTCCAGATACAACAATAAAAATAAAATGGAATAATAAATATCGGAATATTTACATTATACCATCTCTTACATTTTTCAGCAAGGGCAATATTCTTTTATTACATGGCTGGAATTTGCCTCCATTGGGCTGGTGCGAACAAACTACCTTATGTGAAAAATTACGCAAAAATGGTTTCAACATTATCATTCCAGATATGGGCAAAAGCATGTATGCATCGGAGATATATGATGAAACTTTGCCTATAATGGCTGCACAGCCTCAACTTTATTGGCTTACAGACACTGTTTTGGTTACGTTAAGCGACTCTTTAAACATCTTTTCTCCAACAGAGAATAACTTTTTAGTAGGATTATCAACTGGAGCTAGAGGTGCTTTTGCAGTAGGGTTGAGAGTGCCGGAAATTTTTAAAGCGGCTGTGGTTCTTTCTGGAGATTATGACCAAACTCTAATGCCTAATGATAATCTAATGACATATTTTTACGGTAGCTATGAAGATTTTCCTGAGCGTTGGAAAGGTAAAGATAATTTGCTTAGCCAAGCTAATAATTGGAACTTACCAATTTACATCGGGCATGGACAAAAAGACAACGTTGTTCCGTTTGAACAATCCGACACTTTGTACAAAACATTAGTAAAAATTGGAAAAGTGGAAATAGTTTCGAATTTTCCAAAAGATCAAAAACATGATTACACTTATTGGGAAAGCGAATCGGAAAATATTATAAATTTTATAAATGCAATTTGCGATAAAGAAAAGGAAGATTTATTAAGCAAAAAATAA
- a CDS encoding DUF1566 domain-containing protein produces MKTISTKLFFIMVFSIFSLTSLYAQTPQAINFQAIARDANGNPMVNTNLCIRLSVIDSAAGGAISYQELRALQTNAHGSFSFQIGVNPNFITAGTFQDIDWATGNKYLKIDYDPANTFTFNLSLGTVKFATVPYAFVAETVMFIDATGAQDGDVLVYNSASGKFEPSALAETNYTAGTGISIDGNTINNIGDLSDTNEIQTLSLSDDTLSLSNGGGSVILPAAPTYTAGSGISIDGNTINNIGDLSDTNEIQTLSLSDDTLSLSNGGGSVILPAAPTYTAGSGITLDGNTINNIGDLSDTNEIQILSLSDDTLSLSNGGGSVILPAAPTYTAGSGITINENTIIANDISDTNEIQILSLIDDTLSLSNGGGFVKLPSELQTISISNDTLFLSNGGFVKLPSVVNRLQAPTVIAQDASPIQPFAATLNGTVNANNLMTTVVFEWGATAAYGNTVTPTQSPVTGTSDVPVSVTLAGLQSATTYYFRIKAQNAVNVVYSSDMSFTTENSALQLTTNSISSITGTTAKSGGNITHDGDSPVTARGVCWNTTGNPTTANSLTNDGSGTGAFTSNISGLSLGTTYYVRAYATNAVGTTYGNERSFTTLALPTVTTSNASDIKGNSAKAGGAVTNNGGSAITAQGLCWSTSPNPTTANSKTTSFTDLISSLSPNTTYYVRAYATNAIGTGYGNQISFNSGYIIGASHAGGLVFYNDGSGHGLVCAESDQSAGAEWGCYSTAIGGTSTAINTGEANTNAIVAGCKADGIAAKICYDLVLNSYSDWYLPSKDELYLMYANLHTQGKGGFTGDGYWSSSEYEHSVIVPGFAYYVRFYNGSSGPTKRSNQNHVRAVRSF; encoded by the coding sequence ATGAAAACAATTTCTACAAAATTATTTTTTATAATGGTTTTTTCCATTTTTTCGCTTACCTCGCTATATGCTCAAACGCCGCAGGCAATTAATTTTCAAGCAATAGCTCGTGATGCGAACGGAAACCCAATGGTTAATACAAATCTTTGCATACGCCTTTCAGTGATAGACAGTGCTGCTGGCGGTGCCATTTCCTATCAGGAGTTGCGTGCCTTGCAAACTAATGCTCATGGCTCATTTTCGTTTCAGATTGGAGTAAATCCAAACTTTATAACAGCAGGAACTTTTCAAGACATTGATTGGGCAACAGGTAATAAATATTTAAAAATTGATTATGACCCAGCTAACACATTCACTTTTAATCTTTCATTGGGAACAGTTAAATTTGCAACTGTACCCTACGCATTTGTAGCGGAAACAGTTATGTTTATTGATGCTACTGGAGCTCAAGACGGCGATGTGTTGGTTTATAATTCTGCAAGCGGAAAATTTGAGCCTTCTGCATTGGCAGAAACAAATTACACAGCGGGGACAGGCATTTCTATTGATGGAAACACAATTAATAATATTGGTGATTTAAGCGATACCAATGAAATTCAGACATTGTCTTTGAGTGATGATACGCTGAGTTTATCTAATGGTGGCGGCAGTGTAATTTTGCCAGCAGCTCCAACTTATACCGCTGGCTCGGGAATTTCTATTGATGGAAACACAATTAACAATATTGGTGATTTAAGCGACACCAATGAAATTCAGACATTGTCTTTGAGTGATGACACGTTGAGTTTATCCAATGGTGGCGGCAGTGTAATTTTGCCAGCAGCGCCAACTTATACCGCTGGCTCTGGAATTACTCTTGATGGGAATACCATTAATAATATTGGCGATTTAAGCGATACCAATGAAATTCAGATATTGTCTTTGAGTGATGACACGCTGAGCTTATCCAATGGTGGCGGCAGCGTAATTTTGCCAGCAGCTCCAACTTATACTGCTGGCTCTGGAATTACTATTAATGAAAATACCATTATAGCAAACGATATAAGCGACACTAATGAAATTCAGATATTATCTTTAATTGATGACACGCTGAGTTTGTCTAATGGTGGCGGATTTGTAAAATTACCTTCTGAATTACAAACTATTAGCATTAGCAATGATACCTTGTTTTTGAGTAATGGTGGATTTGTAAAATTGCCTTCAGTAGTGAATAGGCTGCAAGCACCTACCGTTATAGCGCAAGATGCTAGCCCAATTCAGCCTTTTGCAGCTACATTAAATGGAACAGTGAATGCAAATAATTTAATGACTACAGTTGTTTTTGAATGGGGTGCTACTGCTGCGTATGGCAATACAGTAACACCTACCCAAAGTCCTGTAACAGGAACTTCTGATGTGCCTGTAAGTGTAACACTTGCAGGATTGCAGTCTGCAACAACCTACTATTTCCGCATTAAAGCACAGAATGCTGTAAATGTAGTGTATAGCAGCGATATGAGTTTTACAACGGAAAATTCAGCACTGCAGCTTACAACAAACAGCATTAGTTCCATAACCGGAACAACGGCAAAAAGTGGTGGAAATATAACCCATGATGGAGATTCGCCGGTAACTGCCCGTGGTGTTTGCTGGAACACAACAGGCAACCCAACAACTGCAAATAGTTTAACTAATGATGGGTCTGGAACTGGTGCTTTTACCTCAAATATTAGCGGTCTTTCATTGGGTACAACCTATTATGTGCGTGCTTATGCTACAAATGCTGTAGGAACTACTTATGGAAATGAACGCAGCTTTACTACATTGGCTCTGCCAACAGTTACAACCTCTAATGCTTCTGATATAAAAGGTAATTCTGCAAAAGCTGGCGGTGCCGTTACCAATAATGGTGGCAGTGCTATAACAGCACAAGGATTATGCTGGAGCACAAGCCCTAACCCAACCACTGCTAACAGCAAAACAACTTCATTTACAGATTTAATTAGTAGTTTATCTCCAAACACAACTTATTATGTACGTGCTTATGCTACTAATGCAATAGGAACAGGCTATGGAAACCAGATTAGCTTTAATTCTGGATATATTATTGGTGCAAGCCATGCAGGTGGCTTAGTATTTTACAATGATGGTTCTGGGCATGGCTTAGTTTGTGCAGAAAGCGACCAAAGTGCAGGTGCAGAGTGGGGATGCTATAGCACAGCTATAGGAGGTACTTCTACAGCAATAAACACTGGCGAAGCTAATACTAATGCTATTGTAGCAGGCTGCAAAGCTGATGGCATTGCAGCAAAAATTTGTTACGACCTTGTTTTAAATTCATACTCAGATTGGTATTTACCAAGTAAAGATGAGTTATATTTAATGTATGCAAATTTACATACTCAAGGGAAGGGTGGTTTTACTGGGGATGGCTATTGGAGTAGTTCTGAGTATGAGCACTCTGTTATCGTTCCTGGGTTCGCGTATTACGTTAGGTTCTACAATGGCTCTTCCGGTCCCACCAAAAGGAGCAACCAAAACCATGTGCGCGCCGTTCGGTCTTTTTAA
- a CDS encoding T9SS type A sorting domain-containing protein, translating into MKHLYLILFMLLSFAGFSQNFDRIAISSGGISSDTLNATIGEVFVFSISSGGISLDAGSQSDTSNTSGITASEIFAAKESSAFVFPNPVSDFLNLMIDGVADETIAFSIFDAAGRLVLQHNSVPANNLYTLRVQSLSAGNYFLSGITSSGKTFSNIQFVKQ; encoded by the coding sequence ATGAAACATCTTTATTTAATTTTATTTATGCTATTATCATTTGCAGGGTTCAGTCAGAATTTTGATAGGATAGCAATTTCTTCGGGTGGCATAAGCAGCGACACGCTGAATGCAACTATTGGAGAGGTATTTGTGTTTTCTATTTCTTCGGGCGGAATATCGCTTGATGCTGGCTCGCAGAGCGACACTAGTAATACCAGCGGAATTACTGCATCAGAAATCTTTGCAGCAAAAGAATCATCTGCTTTTGTTTTTCCAAATCCGGTTAGCGATTTTCTTAACCTTATGATTGATGGAGTTGCTGATGAAACCATAGCTTTCAGCATTTTTGATGCGGCTGGTCGTTTAGTTTTGCAGCACAATTCTGTTCCTGCAAATAACCTTTACACCTTGCGTGTACAAAGTTTGTCTGCTGGCAATTACTTCCTGAGCGGCATTACTTCTTCAGGAAAAACATTTTCAAATATCCAATTTGTAAAACAATAA